The proteins below are encoded in one region of Pangasianodon hypophthalmus isolate fPanHyp1 chromosome 6, fPanHyp1.pri, whole genome shotgun sequence:
- the snrpd2 gene encoding small nuclear ribonucleoprotein Sm D2, producing MSLLNKPKSEMTPEELQKREEEEFNTGPLSVLTQSVKNNTQVLINCRNNKKLLGRVKAFDRHCNMVLENVKEMWTEVPKSGKGKKKSKPVNKDRYISKMFLRGDSVIVVLRNPLITGK from the exons at GAGTCTTTTGAATAAGCCAAAGTCGGAGATGACCCCTGAGGAGCTGCAGAAGcgtgaggaggaggagtttaACACCGGGCCGCTGTCTGTCCTCACGCAGTCCGTCAAGAACAACACGCAGGTGCTGATCAACTGCCGCAACAACAAGAAGCTGCTGGGTCGAGTCAAAGCCTTCGACAG acACTGTaacatggtcctggagaacgtAAAGGAGATGTGGACTGAGGTGCCTAAGAGCGGAAAGGGAAAGAAGAAGTCCAAACCAGTGAATAAAGACCGTTACATCTCCAAGATGTTCCTGAGAGGAGACTCGGTCATCGTGGTGCTGAGGAATCCACTGATCACCGGCAAATAA